One segment of Allorhodopirellula heiligendammensis DNA contains the following:
- a CDS encoding PVC-type heme-binding CxxCH protein gives MHSRIILLILLASWHSTSCSQSASPQERDARYADVPEPDVLVPGWQINLVVAEPDLVTPTDCCLDSQGNLYVIECHTHFPPEGYPGPKTDRVYRFDALSGSPALNHPQLFYEGGHATMAIADLGDGWIGLLTRDALRRMRDSNDDGIADQVETLLRLNTTANYPHNGLSSLTGSPDGWLIVGQGENFGEPYELVGSDGSKQVGGGEGGNLFRCRIDGSQVQRLATGFWNPFGSCYDRAGRLWVVENDPDSMPPNRLLHVVPTADFGFQFRFGRAGTHPLQAWDGELPGTLPMAAGVGEAACDVLIHGKYLWVTSWGDNRIERYEMHPHGATLTGRTEVIVQGDANFRPVGMVVAPDGSLYVTDWVDRSYAVHGKGRLWRISHEGGSDAAAASDQEDSLSQLTSDEEQAEQLRNDPSMELGERIDALASDDAFIRQAAIAGLIHTGQLSEIAAVGDLSPRQAVGALASWRWLAFTSPDDAVTQRQLNDSIDWGLNQSSDEVLVAAIRYATEASAQEHLPAIEMLLLRPDLSPQVFAAAIASIAYLETGSAAGSTRDPATEQRLSEIIADPDRSAMTRAFAVRSLSEDATHPTASQLAQWTRELNSREFSLEVVRLLAARQSADAGGALAELAANETLDDETRADALAGLARNAGSHAAIINQLSLPRQSNTLRTEANRILNRKTPEMNQSDAIPGKEDFELWDALVGHGGNADAGRRVFMRKTCINCHAHSGRGARTGPDLSTLAGQMTSRRVIESILAPSREIGPLYVPWRILTVDGMVLTGLKLHVPGVGTAMRYQGADGNTFDVALEEIEQQEPIEQSIMPAGLEQAMSIQEFRDLVAFLTREE, from the coding sequence ATGCATTCCAGAATCATTCTACTCATTCTGCTAGCCAGCTGGCACAGCACCTCCTGTTCGCAAAGTGCAAGTCCCCAGGAACGCGACGCTCGGTACGCCGATGTTCCTGAACCCGATGTGCTGGTACCGGGCTGGCAGATCAATCTCGTGGTCGCTGAACCGGATCTCGTCACGCCGACCGACTGCTGCCTGGATTCCCAAGGGAATCTGTACGTCATCGAGTGCCACACGCACTTTCCACCGGAGGGATATCCGGGGCCGAAAACTGATCGAGTGTATCGCTTTGATGCCTTGAGCGGTTCACCCGCGCTCAACCACCCACAGCTGTTCTACGAAGGTGGACACGCCACGATGGCGATCGCTGATCTCGGTGACGGGTGGATCGGACTGTTAACCCGCGACGCACTTCGTCGGATGCGTGACAGCAACGACGACGGCATCGCGGACCAAGTCGAAACGCTGCTACGACTGAACACAACAGCGAACTACCCCCACAATGGACTATCGAGTCTTACCGGCAGCCCTGATGGCTGGCTGATCGTTGGGCAGGGCGAAAACTTTGGCGAACCTTACGAACTCGTGGGATCGGACGGTTCCAAACAGGTGGGCGGTGGCGAGGGTGGCAATCTATTCCGATGCCGGATTGACGGATCACAGGTGCAACGCCTGGCAACGGGATTCTGGAATCCATTTGGTTCTTGCTATGATCGCGCCGGTCGGCTGTGGGTTGTCGAGAACGATCCTGACTCGATGCCTCCCAACCGCTTGTTGCACGTTGTCCCCACGGCCGATTTTGGCTTTCAATTCCGCTTCGGTCGCGCTGGCACACATCCGCTGCAGGCCTGGGACGGCGAGCTACCCGGTACGCTACCGATGGCCGCTGGCGTCGGCGAGGCAGCCTGTGACGTGCTAATCCATGGCAAGTATCTCTGGGTAACGAGCTGGGGTGACAACCGGATTGAGCGATACGAAATGCACCCTCATGGCGCCACGCTGACCGGACGCACCGAAGTGATCGTTCAAGGTGACGCGAACTTTCGCCCTGTCGGGATGGTGGTGGCTCCCGATGGCAGTCTCTACGTGACCGACTGGGTCGACCGCAGCTACGCCGTCCACGGTAAAGGTCGACTGTGGCGAATTTCTCACGAGGGTGGTAGCGATGCGGCTGCAGCCTCAGACCAGGAGGATTCACTGAGCCAGCTCACCAGCGACGAGGAACAGGCCGAGCAGCTCCGGAACGATCCGTCCATGGAACTCGGCGAACGGATCGATGCCCTCGCGAGCGATGATGCGTTCATTAGGCAGGCCGCGATTGCCGGGCTGATTCATACCGGCCAGCTCAGCGAAATAGCTGCGGTAGGTGACCTCTCGCCACGCCAAGCCGTAGGTGCCCTCGCATCGTGGCGTTGGCTCGCCTTCACATCACCGGACGACGCGGTCACCCAACGACAACTCAACGACTCAATCGATTGGGGATTGAACCAATCCAGTGACGAGGTGCTGGTCGCCGCGATTCGATACGCGACGGAAGCCAGTGCCCAGGAGCATCTGCCGGCGATCGAAATGTTGTTATTGCGCCCCGATCTATCACCACAAGTCTTTGCAGCTGCCATTGCGTCGATCGCCTACCTCGAAACAGGATCAGCAGCAGGATCCACGCGTGATCCCGCCACCGAGCAGCGATTGAGCGAGATTATCGCAGATCCCGATCGCTCCGCCATGACGCGTGCATTCGCGGTACGCTCGCTCTCCGAGGACGCCACGCATCCGACCGCGTCCCAACTCGCTCAGTGGACCCGGGAGCTGAACTCGAGAGAGTTCTCTTTAGAAGTCGTGCGTCTACTGGCTGCACGACAATCCGCTGACGCGGGCGGTGCGCTGGCCGAACTGGCCGCCAACGAAACCCTTGATGACGAGACCCGCGCCGATGCTCTAGCTGGACTCGCCCGCAATGCAGGATCACACGCTGCGATCATCAACCAACTGTCCTTGCCACGGCAATCCAACACGCTCCGGACAGAAGCCAATCGAATTTTGAATCGGAAAACGCCGGAGATGAATCAATCTGACGCAATCCCTGGCAAGGAAGATTTTGAACTGTGGGATGCACTCGTGGGTCACGGGGGCAACGCCGATGCCGGCCGACGCGTCTTCATGCGTAAGACATGCATCAACTGTCATGCCCACAGCGGGCGGGGCGCTCGTACGGGACCCGATCTATCAACACTCGCCGGCCAGATGACCAGTCGCCGCGTGATCGAGTCGATCCTGGCACCGAGTCGAGAGATCGGCCCCCTGTATGTTCCCTGGAGAATCCTCACCGTCGACGGAATGGTACTCACCGGATTGAAGCTACATGTCCCAGGCGTTGGCACCGCGATGCGCTATCAAGGCGCCGACGGGAACACTTTCGACGTTGCTCTCGAGGAAATCGAACAGCAAGAACCGATCGAACAATCCATTATGCCGGCAGGACTGGAGCAGGCCATGTCGATACAGGAATTTCGAGACCTGGTCGCGTTTCTGACGCGAGAAGAGTAA
- the ribA gene encoding GTP cyclohydrolase II, whose amino-acid sequence MTSSIELNTIPEAVEAIARGEVIIVIDAEDRENEGDFICAAEKASVETINFILRGRGQLCAPLLPDLCKRLELNPVVAQNNAPLQTAFLTPIDIATARTGITAAERSATICRLTDADVKVDDFVRPGHVFPLLAMEGGVLRRAGHTEAAVDLARMAGLQPVGVLCEILNETGDRASRDDLAKLAAEHNLKIISIEHLIAHRRVSEKLISRAATSTLPTHYGDFKIIVYEVEYESQEPIALVFGDLNAPGPPPLVRMHSSCFTGDVVASLRCDCGDQLHMALEMISNEGRGVLVYLPQEGRGIGLAQKIRAYALQENGMDTVEANHALGFKADMRDYGIGLQILKDLGLSEVRLLTNNPKKTKAFNLRGFDLKVVDQVPIVSTVNKHNQRYLETKRAKMGHQLPPMS is encoded by the coding sequence ATGACCTCTTCCATCGAACTCAATACCATTCCCGAGGCTGTCGAGGCGATCGCTCGCGGCGAGGTGATCATCGTGATTGACGCCGAAGACCGGGAGAATGAAGGTGATTTCATCTGTGCGGCAGAAAAAGCGAGTGTCGAGACGATTAATTTTATTCTGCGGGGGCGTGGCCAGCTCTGCGCCCCCCTGCTGCCTGATCTCTGCAAACGGTTGGAACTTAATCCCGTCGTGGCGCAAAACAACGCACCCCTGCAGACCGCGTTTCTGACGCCGATCGACATTGCCACGGCGCGGACAGGCATCACGGCGGCCGAGCGGAGCGCGACGATCTGCCGGTTGACAGATGCCGACGTTAAAGTTGACGATTTCGTTCGCCCTGGGCACGTTTTCCCTCTGTTGGCGATGGAAGGTGGGGTGCTGCGGCGGGCCGGCCACACCGAGGCAGCGGTCGACCTCGCCCGCATGGCCGGTCTCCAGCCTGTTGGTGTGCTGTGCGAGATTCTGAACGAGACGGGCGATCGTGCTTCACGTGATGACTTAGCCAAGCTCGCTGCCGAGCATAATCTGAAAATCATCAGCATCGAACATCTGATTGCCCACCGACGCGTCAGTGAGAAACTGATCAGCCGTGCGGCGACGTCAACGCTGCCCACTCACTATGGTGATTTTAAGATCATCGTCTATGAGGTGGAGTATGAGAGTCAAGAGCCGATCGCGTTGGTATTCGGTGACTTGAATGCCCCCGGCCCGCCGCCATTGGTGCGGATGCATAGCAGTTGCTTTACCGGTGATGTTGTCGCCTCACTGCGGTGCGATTGCGGGGACCAACTGCATATGGCCTTGGAAATGATCAGCAATGAGGGTCGCGGCGTGCTCGTGTATCTTCCTCAGGAGGGCCGTGGCATCGGGCTGGCGCAAAAGATTCGAGCTTATGCACTCCAGGAGAACGGCATGGATACCGTGGAAGCCAACCATGCACTCGGATTCAAAGCGGACATGCGAGACTACGGCATTGGGCTGCAGATCCTGAAGGATCTCGGCCTTTCCGAAGTCCGGTTGCTAACGAACAATCCCAAAAAGACCAAAGCCTTCAACCTACGTGGTTTTGATTTGAAGGTGGTCGATCAGGTTCCGATCGTGTCCACGGTGAACAAACACAACCAACGCTACCTGGAAACCAAACGCGCCAAAATGGGGCATCAATTGCCGCCCATGTCGTGA
- the wecB gene encoding non-hydrolyzing UDP-N-acetylglucosamine 2-epimerase, whose product MSCVSRKRFAIIAGARPNFMKVAPILRELDDRGDAQTTLIHTGQHYDRNLSAVFFEDLGIRAPDVSLGVGSGSHAHQTADVMIAIEDLITQTQTKEQPFDRFVVVGDVNSTMAATIAAAKMNIPVAHVEAGLRSFDRRMPEEINRMVTDSISDLLLCSEPAGVENLLREGHPQNRVHLVGNVMIDTLRSQVERAKTQDTLTRLQLSPHDYAVVTLHRPSNVDDRDTLASLLDVLIDASARIPIVFPVHPRTLARMKDFGLLAKLQNIASFKLLDPLGYLDFLCLTSQSKLIITDSGGLQEESTALEIPCLTMRENTERPITCSEGTGTLIGNSSELLRKNLELVFSGEYPMGSCPELWDGKAAQRIASLLLSCTEK is encoded by the coding sequence ATGAGTTGCGTTTCACGAAAACGATTTGCAATTATCGCCGGTGCGAGACCCAACTTCATGAAAGTCGCACCGATTCTGCGTGAGCTTGATGACCGTGGCGATGCGCAGACGACTTTAATTCACACAGGTCAACACTACGACCGCAATCTTTCAGCAGTGTTCTTTGAGGATTTGGGGATTCGCGCCCCTGACGTTTCGCTCGGTGTCGGTTCAGGTTCCCATGCTCACCAAACTGCCGACGTCATGATCGCGATCGAAGACCTGATCACCCAGACTCAGACGAAAGAACAGCCTTTTGATCGGTTTGTCGTTGTGGGAGATGTCAACTCTACCATGGCGGCGACCATTGCGGCGGCAAAAATGAACATTCCGGTAGCCCATGTGGAAGCTGGGCTGCGGAGTTTTGACCGCAGGATGCCCGAAGAGATCAATCGCATGGTCACCGATTCCATCTCAGATCTCCTCCTCTGTTCAGAACCAGCAGGTGTTGAAAACCTGTTACGAGAGGGCCACCCCCAAAACCGTGTGCATCTTGTCGGCAACGTGATGATCGATACCCTGAGAAGCCAAGTGGAGCGGGCAAAGACGCAGGATACCCTCACGCGACTACAACTCTCACCTCACGACTACGCGGTTGTCACACTTCACCGGCCTTCCAATGTCGATGATCGGGATACACTGGCCTCGCTATTGGATGTCCTGATCGATGCATCCGCTCGAATACCAATCGTGTTTCCAGTGCATCCGCGTACACTAGCGAGAATGAAGGACTTCGGCCTCCTAGCGAAGCTGCAAAACATCGCATCCTTCAAACTCCTTGACCCGCTTGGGTATCTCGACTTCCTTTGCTTGACCTCACAATCAAAGCTGATTATCACCGATTCAGGTGGCCTTCAGGAAGAGTCAACAGCGCTCGAGATTCCCTGCTTAACAATGCGAGAAAATACCGAGCGACCGATCACCTGCTCGGAAGGGACCGGAACGCTAATCGGAAATTCCTCTGAACTGCTTCGGAAGAATTTAGAGCTGGTGTTCTCGGGAGAATACCCCATGGGAAGCTGCCCGGAACTCTGGGACGGCAAAGCGGCGCAACGGATCGCTTCTTTACTACTTAGCTGCACCGAAAAATGA
- a CDS encoding nucleotide sugar dehydrogenase, whose translation MVDTAATSSTISKIQTKQAVIGVVGLGYVGLPLALAFSSDGFKTVGFDIDDSKTNAINGGKSYIKHIGGEAIAKQVQAGTLAATTDFSQISEADAVILCVPTPLDEHFEPDLSYVVSTIEAIVPHLRAGHIISLESTTYPGTTEEELVSRVAAAGFEVGKDIHVVYSPEREDPGNPEFAATNIPKVVGGHTPNCLQAGEALYGSVFDQVVPVSSTAVAELTKLLENIYRAVNIGLVNELKVVADAMGIDIWEVIAAASTKPFGFKAFYPGPGLGGHCIPIDPFYLTWKAREYGLHTRFIELAGEINRAMPTHIVRRCSEALNTVKKAVNGSKILLIGLAYKPNVDDARESPSYELLNRLTAMGAEVSYHDPYVPVILPSREHSHWAGTKSVSWDQATIEKFDLVLISTWHDCLDMGQLAQWSQFIVDTRNATAGLPADVRAAKTLKA comes from the coding sequence ATGGTAGATACTGCCGCCACTTCGTCGACAATTTCCAAGATCCAGACAAAACAGGCCGTGATCGGCGTCGTGGGCCTGGGTTACGTTGGTCTTCCGTTGGCACTTGCTTTTTCCAGCGATGGATTCAAAACGGTTGGGTTTGACATTGATGATTCGAAAACAAACGCAATCAATGGCGGCAAGAGCTACATCAAGCACATTGGTGGCGAAGCCATCGCCAAGCAGGTGCAAGCCGGGACGCTTGCTGCAACCACTGATTTCTCACAAATCAGTGAAGCGGATGCTGTGATCCTGTGCGTCCCGACTCCGCTGGACGAACACTTCGAACCCGACCTCTCCTACGTGGTGAGTACCATCGAAGCGATTGTGCCACACCTACGAGCAGGCCACATCATCAGCTTGGAGAGCACGACCTATCCAGGCACGACGGAGGAAGAACTCGTCAGCCGCGTCGCCGCCGCAGGATTCGAAGTTGGCAAGGACATCCACGTCGTCTACTCACCTGAACGAGAAGACCCCGGTAACCCCGAGTTCGCCGCCACCAACATTCCCAAAGTCGTCGGCGGCCATACACCGAATTGCTTGCAAGCAGGTGAAGCACTCTACGGATCCGTGTTCGATCAAGTCGTCCCAGTGAGCAGCACCGCCGTGGCGGAATTAACCAAACTGCTCGAAAACATCTATCGCGCCGTGAATATCGGACTGGTTAATGAGCTCAAAGTGGTTGCCGATGCGATGGGCATCGACATCTGGGAAGTGATTGCCGCCGCCAGTACCAAGCCGTTTGGTTTCAAAGCCTTCTACCCGGGCCCTGGATTGGGAGGACACTGTATCCCAATTGACCCCTTCTACCTGACGTGGAAAGCTCGCGAATACGGCCTGCATACGCGATTCATCGAATTGGCAGGCGAGATCAATCGCGCGATGCCCACCCACATCGTCCGTCGCTGTAGCGAAGCCCTCAACACGGTCAAGAAAGCAGTCAATGGCAGCAAAATCCTCTTGATCGGCTTGGCTTACAAACCCAACGTCGACGATGCGCGTGAGTCTCCTTCGTATGAACTCTTGAATCGCCTGACCGCCATGGGTGCTGAGGTCAGCTACCATGACCCGTACGTTCCCGTGATCCTACCCTCTCGAGAACACAGTCACTGGGCAGGTACCAAGAGCGTCTCGTGGGACCAAGCCACGATCGAGAAGTTTGATCTCGTGCTGATCTCGACTTGGCACGATTGCCTCGACATGGGACAACTCGCCCAGTGGTCTCAGTTCATTGTCGACACTCGTAACGCCACCGCTGGTCTGCCTGCCGACGTCCGCGCTGCCAAGACACTGAAGGCCTAA
- a CDS encoding aminotransferase class V-fold PLP-dependent enzyme, with the protein MSYRTHWQLDPQIDFLNHGSFGATPRVVTAAQRAFQDELEWDPIEFLAPERSLNSKLDHVRQIVSDLVGADPSDLAFVRNATEGVNAVLRSLPLDAGDEIMVTNHGYNACTNAADYVAKRSGATVRVAHIPFPLSGVDAVMDAVERELHGRTRLLLIDHVTSPTGVVFPIAPVIELAHQRGVRVLVDGAHGPGMVPLNLNTLDADYYTANHHKWLCGPKVSGLLWVAPQWHEEIRPTVISHAANRPQSDRSRFLAEFDWTGTFDPSPLLALPTAIDFLSSLFPAGMRGLMNANHAAAIAARNVLAETLEIDPPVPDAMLGSLVTVPLPAASSRSRDQWASLQQRLREHHRFELPVFPGFVAGTWFLRISLQAYNDIQQVERLAEVLRAELAS; encoded by the coding sequence GTGAGCTATCGCACACACTGGCAACTCGATCCACAGATCGATTTTCTCAATCACGGCTCGTTTGGGGCAACACCGCGAGTGGTGACGGCAGCCCAACGGGCGTTTCAAGACGAATTGGAATGGGACCCGATTGAGTTCCTGGCTCCTGAGCGGAGTTTGAATTCCAAGCTGGATCATGTCCGTCAGATTGTATCGGATTTGGTGGGGGCGGATCCCAGTGATTTAGCGTTCGTTCGCAATGCGACCGAAGGCGTCAATGCGGTACTGCGATCCCTTCCGCTCGATGCCGGCGATGAGATTATGGTGACCAACCATGGGTACAATGCTTGCACGAATGCGGCGGATTATGTGGCAAAGCGAAGCGGCGCTACGGTACGGGTTGCCCATATCCCATTCCCGCTCAGCGGTGTGGATGCGGTGATGGACGCGGTCGAGCGTGAGCTCCACGGTCGGACGCGTCTGTTGCTGATCGATCATGTGACCAGTCCAACGGGGGTGGTGTTTCCGATAGCACCCGTGATTGAGCTGGCCCATCAAAGAGGCGTGCGGGTGCTTGTCGATGGTGCGCATGGGCCCGGGATGGTGCCGCTGAATCTCAACACGCTCGACGCCGATTACTACACTGCCAACCATCACAAGTGGCTGTGTGGTCCGAAGGTGTCGGGATTGCTGTGGGTCGCACCGCAGTGGCACGAGGAGATTCGCCCCACCGTGATCAGTCACGCCGCCAATCGTCCGCAATCCGACCGCTCTCGGTTTCTTGCGGAATTCGATTGGACTGGTACTTTCGATCCATCTCCGCTGCTCGCACTGCCGACAGCGATCGATTTTCTCAGTTCGCTCTTTCCAGCCGGGATGAGGGGACTGATGAATGCGAACCACGCCGCAGCCATCGCGGCGCGAAACGTGTTGGCGGAGACTCTGGAGATTGACCCGCCCGTCCCCGACGCGATGCTGGGCAGTCTTGTCACGGTGCCCTTGCCCGCTGCCAGCTCACGGTCTCGCGACCAGTGGGCTTCACTCCAGCAGCGTCTGCGTGAGCATCACCGTTTCGAATTGCCGGTGTTTCCGGGGTTTGTCGCCGGTACATGGTTCTTGCGAATATCGCTGCAAGCATACAACGACATCCAACAAGTCGAGCGGCTGGCCGAAGTACTGCGGGCGGAGTTGGCGTCGTAG
- a CDS encoding 3-keto-disaccharide hydrolase — MNCHLVSAGFAHRIAIVLLIVWGGCARKPDSAVPDSDRRADQGKDQASEVEAEVAEAPFAFEAEVYEASADDLLAARLPIAQTSEGWVRLFDGHTMFGWMLAGKANWRVEDGALTADRGESCLLSTTTKWADFELELEFQSEAETNSGVFLRSVLDPTDPKTDCFEINIAPPDNPFPSGSIVGRTKCDRYEGSAENWHTMNLVCDGDNLTVKIDETLMCENTDAGSPRTGHIGLQFRSGAVRFRNIRVRPVGLEDLLDADLSRWKRYDDMPGEFSVNDELELIVDGGNQQLESKDSYGDFTLLTDYKMDDPLSNSGLFFRAIPGDVMMGYECQVNNAIVDGNPLQPADCGPGGIFRRQDARIVVGEPGRWNSILLKADGTHMATWVNGIQVTDVIDDRPADENPRRGARIKPGTLIVQGHDETTHAAYRKIAVKPSP; from the coding sequence ATGAACTGTCATCTCGTTTCTGCTGGTTTTGCCCATCGCATCGCAATCGTGCTGTTGATCGTGTGGGGTGGGTGTGCACGAAAGCCGGATTCTGCCGTTCCTGATAGCGATCGGCGTGCTGATCAAGGCAAAGATCAGGCGAGTGAAGTGGAGGCGGAAGTGGCGGAGGCACCATTTGCGTTTGAAGCAGAGGTTTACGAAGCGAGTGCTGACGACCTACTCGCCGCTCGATTGCCAATCGCGCAAACCAGCGAGGGTTGGGTCCGTCTGTTCGATGGTCATACGATGTTTGGCTGGATGCTTGCCGGCAAAGCCAACTGGCGGGTGGAGGACGGTGCGCTCACTGCGGATCGCGGTGAGTCGTGTCTGCTGAGCACGACGACTAAGTGGGCGGACTTTGAGCTCGAGCTTGAGTTCCAAAGCGAAGCGGAGACCAATTCAGGCGTTTTCCTGCGCAGCGTGCTCGATCCCACGGACCCCAAGACGGATTGCTTTGAAATTAACATCGCCCCACCGGACAATCCTTTCCCGAGTGGCAGCATCGTCGGACGAACCAAGTGTGATCGCTATGAAGGAAGTGCAGAGAACTGGCATACGATGAATCTCGTCTGTGACGGGGACAATTTAACGGTCAAGATTGACGAGACGCTGATGTGTGAGAATACGGACGCAGGCTCACCGCGAACCGGCCACATCGGACTGCAGTTTCGCAGTGGGGCCGTCCGTTTCCGCAATATCCGCGTGCGGCCTGTGGGGCTGGAGGACTTGCTCGATGCAGATCTTTCGAGATGGAAACGATACGATGACATGCCAGGTGAGTTCAGCGTCAACGACGAACTCGAATTGATCGTCGATGGCGGCAACCAGCAGCTCGAATCGAAAGACAGCTACGGCGATTTCACGCTGTTGACGGATTACAAGATGGACGACCCACTGTCCAATTCGGGTCTGTTCTTCCGTGCGATCCCCGGCGACGTGATGATGGGATACGAGTGTCAGGTCAATAATGCGATTGTCGACGGCAATCCTCTGCAGCCTGCCGATTGTGGACCAGGCGGAATTTTTCGCCGCCAAGATGCACGCATCGTCGTCGGTGAACCCGGGCGTTGGAATTCAATCTTGCTCAAAGCAGATGGCACCCATATGGCGACCTGGGTGAATGGCATCCAAGTCACCGATGTGATCGACGACCGCCCGGCCGACGAAAACCCCCGTCGCGGTGCTCGCATCAAGCCGGGGACGCTCATCGTGCAAGGCCACGATGAGACCACCCACGCGGCCTATCGAAAAATCGCGGTCAAGCCGTCACCCTAG
- a CDS encoding transglutaminase domain-containing protein produces MSTFAQATSPQVSVSRLAAAGDNRAEIEKALAEVPATQRGGMEFLIEHMPERDLRTLSAAFLLENVDLAYQSRAADRWAKSVPLPIFYNDVLPYASINERRDNWRADFRKRFLPLVEDMKTPSEVAAVLNQNIFGILDVRYSTKRRKADQSPYESIAGTTASCTGLSILLIDACRAVGVPARFVGTPLWSDGSGNHSWVEIWDDGWHFTGAAEPTGDRLNDGWFMGRAAAASLNDPASAIYATSFRNTAISFPCVWDPTNKSIPAVDVTQRYVNHRRHTVSANASNHAVEQTRDWLSANSDLALLPKQDFAKVPLTRSDAITAREILAETQLAQLRTERGREFESRVIRLESLQMPFSFKRFGNKPADGWSLYISLHGGGGAPVAVNDRQWENQKNLYSLSQGIYVAPRAPTDTWNLWHQGHIDIMLRRLVEDMVAIEGVNWNRVYVMGYSAGGDGVYQLAPRMSDTWAAAAMMAGHPNETSARGLRNVPFALQVGGKDAAYNRNQIAEQWDAKLDELHDGDPGGYQHFVKIYPDKGHWMDREDAVAIDWMAEHVRNPTPDRIVWVQDDVTHRESYWLAVDEANCKPRSEIIADVDGQTISLRATGVDSVRVRLDDRFIDLDQPINIVSGGQTLHDALVERTIGELVRSLMERGDPNLSFPASVEVDLQPPQPQSSVGDDEDAPHNAAKLDTITGEDTE; encoded by the coding sequence ATGTCCACGTTCGCTCAGGCGACCTCACCGCAGGTATCCGTGTCGCGATTGGCTGCAGCGGGCGACAACCGGGCTGAAATCGAGAAGGCGCTCGCTGAGGTCCCCGCGACTCAGCGGGGTGGGATGGAATTTTTGATTGAACACATGCCTGAACGGGACCTGCGTACGCTGTCGGCAGCTTTTTTGCTGGAGAACGTGGATCTCGCCTACCAATCGCGGGCCGCCGACCGGTGGGCAAAGTCGGTACCGCTGCCGATCTTCTACAACGATGTGTTGCCGTATGCGAGCATCAACGAGCGACGAGATAACTGGCGTGCCGACTTTCGCAAGCGATTTCTGCCGCTCGTGGAAGACATGAAAACCCCCAGCGAGGTCGCCGCAGTCCTGAACCAGAATATCTTTGGGATCCTCGACGTGCGGTATTCCACAAAGCGTCGCAAAGCCGACCAAAGTCCCTACGAGTCGATCGCGGGCACGACGGCATCATGTACTGGGCTTTCCATTCTGTTGATCGATGCCTGCCGGGCCGTTGGTGTGCCCGCGCGTTTCGTCGGCACACCGTTGTGGAGTGACGGCAGCGGCAATCACTCTTGGGTGGAGATCTGGGATGACGGTTGGCATTTCACCGGCGCCGCCGAGCCGACGGGCGACCGCCTCAATGATGGCTGGTTCATGGGCCGCGCCGCCGCAGCGAGCTTAAATGACCCGGCCTCAGCAATCTACGCAACGAGTTTTCGCAACACAGCGATCTCATTTCCGTGTGTATGGGATCCGACCAACAAGTCGATTCCAGCCGTGGACGTGACGCAGCGGTATGTCAATCACCGCCGGCACACAGTCAGTGCGAACGCATCGAATCATGCTGTTGAGCAGACACGGGATTGGCTGAGTGCGAATTCGGATCTTGCGTTGCTCCCCAAACAGGATTTCGCCAAGGTCCCGTTGACGAGATCAGACGCGATCACCGCTCGCGAAATTCTGGCGGAGACGCAACTCGCACAGCTCCGCACGGAACGAGGGCGGGAATTTGAATCGCGCGTTATCCGTCTCGAATCACTTCAGATGCCATTTTCATTCAAGCGGTTTGGCAACAAGCCTGCCGATGGATGGAGTCTGTACATTTCGCTGCACGGGGGTGGAGGGGCCCCTGTGGCGGTGAACGACCGCCAATGGGAAAATCAGAAAAACCTGTATTCACTATCACAAGGGATCTATGTCGCTCCACGGGCGCCGACAGATACTTGGAACCTTTGGCATCAGGGACATATCGACATCATGCTGCGCCGGTTGGTCGAAGACATGGTTGCGATCGAGGGCGTGAATTGGAATCGTGTTTACGTGATGGGCTACTCGGCCGGTGGTGACGGGGTGTATCAACTCGCCCCACGCATGTCCGACACGTGGGCCGCTGCCGCCATGATGGCGGGACATCCGAATGAAACGTCCGCACGAGGGCTGCGCAACGTTCCCTTTGCGCTGCAGGTCGGCGGCAAGGACGCTGCATACAATCGCAATCAAATTGCTGAACAGTGGGACGCGAAGCTCGACGAACTCCATGACGGCGATCCAGGTGGATATCAGCACTTCGTCAAAATCTATCCCGACAAAGGGCACTGGATGGATCGAGAGGATGCCGTGGCAATCGATTGGATGGCCGAACATGTTCGCAATCCGACACCCGATCGAATCGTGTGGGTGCAAGACGACGTGACCCACCGCGAATCATATTGGCTGGCGGTTGACGAAGCGAATTGCAAGCCACGCAGTGAGATCATCGCCGATGTGGATGGGCAAACCATTTCGCTGCGTGCAACGGGTGTAGACAGTGTTCGCGTACGCCTCGACGACCGGTTTATCGATCTGGACCAGCCTATCAATATTGTCAGCGGAGGCCAGACGTTGCACGACGCGCTCGTGGAACGCACCATCGGAGAGTTGGTGCGCAGTTTGATGGAGCGGGGCGATCCAAACCTCTCCTTCCCAGCCTCGGTGGAAGTCGATTTGCAACCGCCGCAGCCGCAATCCTCTGTGGGCGACGATGAAGATGCTCCCCACAACGCCGCAAAATTGGACACGATTACGGGCGAGGATACTGAGTGA